TTTGGGCCTGTAGGCGCGTGCCAGCAGCAAACTGCGTGCGACGGTTATGGCTCGACACCTGTCCCTCGTGGAGGCGGTAGTAGAGGAGCGGATCGGGAAGGATATGAAACCGAACCTTCTCTATCATCTCCACCCACAGACCGTAATCCTCAGCGTGGGGGTACTCCAGTGGGTAAGCAAACTTGTGACGCACCCAGTCTTCACGCCGGATAAGAACGCCGGAGTGCAGGATGACGTTATAAAAGAGCAGGCTGGCGCGGATGTCTTCATGTTCAACGGGGCATGTCCACACCCTATCTGTCCCCAGGACATACCCAAACACCCCGCAGAATGTCACATCTGGATGCTGTTCAAGAAAGGAAACCTGCTTTTCCAACCGATCCGGTCTGCAAACGTCGTCCGCGTCCATCCGCGCGATGTATTTTCCCATACCCAGCGTCATGCCGTAGTTCAGCAAGCGCGCCAGCCGAAACTCATCATGTTGCTCCTGTTGCTCATGTTGCTCATGTTGCTCATGTTGCTCATGTTGCTCATGTTGCTCATGTTGCTCATGTTGCTGCCCGGAGCCTTGACTGCGCACCTCGCGCATTCGAATAAGGTGGATACGTGCATCATCGTAGCCCTCAACGACCATCACGGTCGCGTCGGTCGATTCGTCATCCAAAATGATGAGCTCAAACTCATGGAGCGTCTGGTTCAGCACGCTGTCTATTGCGTCGCGGATATACTTTGCGCCATTCCGAACGGGCAAGATGACACTTACCTTGACATCATGGTTATTCATTGTTCACCTCTAATAGAAAACTTTAACCAGTGACACGTCGCACACCAAACCGTTCTACGGCACATCTGTTCACACGATTTTTTTGGGAAAAATCTCTTTGCGTACAATCTTTTTGCGCATGTCTCTTTGCGTACAATCCCTGTTCACACGAACTCTGTGCACGCAATGTCTTGCGCAAATCTGTTCACACGAGCTCTGTGCACACAATCTCTGTTCACACGAGCTCTGCGCCAGAAACCCGTTGACGGAATGCTGTCTAATAGAAAAACTGCGTCGGACCGCTTCCGAACGGGCCATTCCCGTTATACTTTACAGAATTTGAATAGCCAATATAGATTGCGATGCCGAAAAAGATGAGGTTCAAAGGCGGAAACAACATCAGCAGTACGAACCACGGACTGTGGCGAAACGCTTTGAGCAGTTGCCCCAGCCAGTAGAGCATGAGAACATAGTTCACTACGGGAATCAGCAGCCAAAGCACGTTCCACGCACTTCGGTTGATGGTCCAGAGAAATGGCCAGAGTCCAGCGATTGGAATGA
The Alicyclobacillus curvatus genome window above contains:
- a CDS encoding glycosyltransferase codes for the protein MNNHDVKVSVILPVRNGAKYIRDAIDSVLNQTLHEFELIILDDESTDATVMVVEGYDDARIHLIRMREVRSQGSGQQHEQHEQHEQHEQHEQHEQHEQQEQHDEFRLARLLNYGMTLGMGKYIARMDADDVCRPDRLEKQVSFLEQHPDVTFCGVFGYVLGTDRVWTCPVEHEDIRASLLFYNVILHSGVLIRREDWVRHKFAYPLEYPHAEDYGLWVEMIEKVRFHILPDPLLYYRLHEGQVSSHNRRTQFAAGTRLQAQILKRMGVDFTDEELQVHTQCRSLVGDWRLRKWCDKVLTRNLENPVYDQAALERIVKPLMASSES